The following are encoded in a window of Streptomyces griseiscabiei genomic DNA:
- a CDS encoding HutD/Ves family protein — protein MAGDVLRWSEYRSMPWKNGGGTTREVASGDVRTSAPVPPAPAERGDGFDWRVSVADVDAGGSFSAFPGIDRVITLVEGVGMVLTVDGTSHPVGPLSPFAFSGDATTDCRLEGGAVRDMNVMTRRGRARAQVHMDTITAAQGWELACAAGEILLVMAVTEGIVVSGPDGQETALGRLDCVRHESPGALTLRGDGTVAEIRITAAG, from the coding sequence ATGGCCGGAGATGTTCTGCGCTGGAGCGAATACCGCAGCATGCCGTGGAAGAACGGCGGTGGTACGACCAGGGAAGTTGCGTCGGGCGACGTACGCACCTCCGCGCCCGTGCCACCGGCTCCGGCGGAGCGCGGCGACGGCTTCGACTGGCGGGTGAGTGTCGCGGACGTGGACGCGGGAGGCTCCTTCTCGGCCTTTCCCGGGATCGACCGCGTGATCACCCTGGTCGAGGGCGTAGGCATGGTGTTGACCGTGGACGGGACCTCACATCCGGTCGGCCCGTTGAGCCCGTTCGCCTTCTCCGGAGACGCGACGACGGACTGTCGGCTGGAGGGGGGCGCCGTGCGCGACATGAATGTCATGACTCGCAGGGGCCGGGCGAGAGCGCAGGTGCACATGGACACCATCACCGCCGCGCAGGGGTGGGAGCTGGCCTGCGCGGCGGGCGAGATCCTGCTCGTCATGGCCGTCACCGAGGGGATCGTGGTCAGCGGACCGGACGGGCAGGAAACGGCACTTGGCCGTCTTGACTGCGTCCGTCACGAAAGCCCGGGCGCTCTGACGCTACGGGGCGACGGCACGGTGGCCGAGATCAGGATCACCGCGGCTGGTTGA